In a single window of the Anabas testudineus chromosome 19, fAnaTes1.2, whole genome shotgun sequence genome:
- the sost gene encoding sclerostin, with protein sequence MQVSLALLVSSLALLLLQGCCTAVKGWKVLKNDATEILPEYTENTRTPQEATPQASNGRNNSNSNSLNNRAKNGGRATNTVSYSASEMSCRELRSTRYITDGSCRSAKPVKELVCSGQCMPAHLMPNSIVRGKWWRSSATDYRCIPAHSRTRRVQLQCPNGNTRTYKIRVVTSCKCKRFRPHHNQSVAKEVPKTQRNKKHSRLSQDRNKNNTPLTGNSY encoded by the exons ATGCAGGTGTCTCTGGCCCTCCTCGTCTCCAGCTTGgctctcctgctgctccagggATGCTGCACCGCTGTGAAGGGATGGAAGGTACTAAAAAATGATGCCACGGAGATTTTACCGGAGTACACAGAGAATACTCGGACTCCCCAGGAGGCAACACCACAAGCGTCCAACGGaagaaataacagcaacagcaactcTCTGAATAACAGGGCGAAAAATGGTGGACGAGCAACAAACACAGTCTCCTACA GTGCTTCGGAGATGAGCTGTAGGGAGCTACGTTCTACCCGTTACATCACCGACGGATCTTGCCGCAGTGCCAAACCCGTCAAGGAGCTGGTGTGTTCAGGCCAGTGCATGCCTGCACACCTCATGCCGAACTCCATCGTCCGCGGCAAGTGGTGGAGGAGCAGCGCCACGGACTACCGCTGCATCCCAGCACACTCCCGGACACGGAGGGTCCAGCTGCAGTGTCCTAATGGCAACACTCGGACTTACAAAATCCGTGTGGTCACCTCCTGCAAGTGCAAACGCTTCAGGCCCCACCACAACCAGTCAGTGGCCAAGGAGGTCCCAAAGACGCAACGCAACAAGAAGCACAGTCGTTTGTCTCAAGATCGAAACAAGAACAACACACCACTGACGGGCAACTCATACTGA